The following are encoded together in the Actinoplanes sp. N902-109 genome:
- the rpsQ gene encoding 30S ribosomal protein S17, whose protein sequence is MSENTAAAPRAQRKVREGLVVSDKMDKTVVVEVEDRVKHALYGKVIRRTRKLKVHDEQNACGIGDRVLMMETRPLSATKRWRVVEILEKAK, encoded by the coding sequence ATGAGTGAGAACACTGCTGCTGCGCCGCGGGCTCAGCGCAAGGTGCGCGAGGGTCTCGTGGTCAGCGACAAGATGGACAAGACCGTCGTCGTCGAGGTCGAGGACCGCGTCAAGCACGCCCTCTACGGCAAGGTGATCCGTCGGACCCGCAAGCTGAAGGTGCACGACGAGCAGAACGCGTGCGGCATCGGCGACCGGGTTCTGATGATGGAGACCCGTCCGCTGTCCGCCACCAAGCGGTGGCGGGTCGTGGAGATCCTCGAAAAGGCCAAGTGA